A stretch of DNA from Allomeiothermus silvanus DSM 9946:
TCGGCCCACGCGGTTCTCAAAGCGCACCCGGTAGCCCACTGTCTGCCCCACCTCCTCGCCTAAGAGGGCCGCCATCCGGGCCGCTACCGCACGGGCCGCCAGGCGGCGGGGCTCGAGCATCAGAATCTTTCGCCCGACCAGCCAGGGTTCATTCAGAAGCTCGAGCGGCAACACCGTGCTTTTCCCGGCTCCCGGCGGGGCTTGCAGGATCACCGTGGGGTGGTGAGCCAATGCCTTTTTGAGGTCGGGCAGGGCTTCGTGGATGGGGAGGGGCTCGGCGAGCATCGGCTATTGACATCTTACGGTTAGAGGGAGGCGTATTTACCCCGCTGCAGGGCGAGAGAAGCATCTCGCGGCGCTAGCCGGGTGGCGTATTTTCGCGGCGCTAGCCGGGTGGCGTATTTTCGCGGCGCTAGCCGGGTGGCGTATTTTCGCGGCGCTAGCCGGGTGGCGTATTTTCGCGGCGCTAGCCGGGAGGCAAGAAAAGAGGCCCCGCGAAGCGGGATCGGTCTAGGGCGACCTAGAGCGGTTCCCACGAATACTCGGTACAGCGGGGTTTGCTAGGCCGAGTACATTACGTGAGGCGTAATGGTGGGAAACGCGATAAGCAAAAAAAGCTGCCCGGGCACCCCGAGCAACTCGAGAAGGTCGGGTTGGGCCGCCCGAGGCTAACGAGCCCCCCAAAGCCGTTTCAGCCGAGGGGAGATCTCCCACAGCCTGCTCCCCCGCCCATACACCCAGTAGGTGAGGGTCAGCGTGGCCAGCATAAGGAGCACGTCGAAGGCGAAACGCTCGAGGGCCCCCAGCCGCAGCGAAAACTGGAAGAACCCGATGCCCAGCGAAACCCCCTCCTGGTTGCCCTGTAAGAACAAGTCGGCGGCGAAGTTGTGGAAGGCGTGGACGACGGTGGCGAGGAGCAGCGAACCGCTCTTGAGGTACAAATAGCCCAGCGCGATCCCCACCAGGAAGTGGCTCACCAACAGGAAATCCACCTTCTTGAAGATCGCGTGGGTCAGCGAGAACAGCAGCGCCGAGACCAGCAAAGCCGTTGCCGTGCCGTAGCGCGAGCGCAGTAGCGGCAGGATGTATCCCCGATTCAGCACCTCCTCGTGGATCACTCCGAACTCGCCCACGAAACCAATCAGCAAGAGCCCCAGCGGCGGAAGGGCGATGGTGAGGGGGTGGGCTCCCGTCCGGTCCAGAATCAGCATGTAGGCCGCCGCCAGACCCAGCGTGAGGGCTCCGGCCAGCAGCGCAAAGGCCGCGTCCTTGCGGCGGAAGGCGAACGAGAACGATCCGGCCGAGGCCCCGCCCAGCTTGTGCGCGTAGAGGACGAAGAGCCCCGCCAGCACCAGGCCCAACAGCAAGTCAGCCCAAGCCCGGGTGAAGGGGTCGTGCAGCACCGCGTCCGCCAGATGGAGCACGGTCAGCAGACCGAAGACCAGCCCGGTCCCCAGCACGAACACCAGCACGCCGCCCAGGATTTGCAGCACGGTTTTGCCTAAAAGTCCGGCCTGATCACGAGTCTTTTGCAGGGTCATAGGGTTCACCTCGAGGTCCAGTTTGGAAGGGTTTTACCGGGATTTCCTCGTCCTTAAGGCCAAGGGAAGAGGGTGGTCGAGAGACCTTTTAAGGGTAGTCGTGGCCCGCCAGCCGCGCCGCTACCGGACCGGTGAAGATGAGCAGCAGGGGCATGATCTGGGCCAGGGTCAGGTCAAACCAGGAGACCCCCAGGGAAAGCAGGAAGACGACCGGCACCAACAGGCCGCGGTAGGTGCGGTAGCGCAGCCCGGTGGGCTCACGGTCCTCGACCATCCCTTTGCGCCGGGCGTGCCCCCAGGCCAGCGAGAGCAGCGCGCTGATGGCGATGTTATTGAGCGCGAAGATCACCCAGGTGAGCTGAAAATTCCCGTACTCGCCCAGCAAAGCCGATGAGAAAGGCAAAAAGGCTACACACATGAGCGTGAAGAGGTTGAGCCAGATCAGGCGGGCGTCATAGCGGGTCACGCTGCCGAAATCGCGGTGGTGCGCGACCCAGTAAACCCCCAGCACCAAAAAGCTCAGCACGTA
This window harbors:
- a CDS encoding CPBP family intramembrane glutamic endopeptidase → MTLQKTRDQAGLLGKTVLQILGGVLVFVLGTGLVFGLLTVLHLADAVLHDPFTRAWADLLLGLVLAGLFVLYAHKLGGASAGSFSFAFRRKDAAFALLAGALTLGLAAAYMLILDRTGAHPLTIALPPLGLLLIGFVGEFGVIHEEVLNRGYILPLLRSRYGTATALLVSALLFSLTHAIFKKVDFLLVSHFLVGIALGYLYLKSGSLLLATVVHAFHNFAADLFLQGNQEGVSLGIGFFQFSLRLGALERFAFDVLLMLATLTLTYWVYGRGSRLWEISPRLKRLWGAR
- a CDS encoding TMEM175 family protein; the protein is MEKVSGLERIVFMSDAVFAIALTLLVLEIKLPPLEHPLMPGEFAGAILGLLPKFYSYVLSFLVLGVYWVAHHRDFGSVTRYDARLIWLNLFTLMCVAFLPFSSALLGEYGNFQLTWVIFALNNIAISALLSLAWGHARRKGMVEDREPTGLRYRTYRGLLVPVVFLLSLGVSWFDLTLAQIMPLLLIFTGPVAARLAGHDYP